A region from the Musa acuminata AAA Group cultivar baxijiao chromosome BXJ1-10, Cavendish_Baxijiao_AAA, whole genome shotgun sequence genome encodes:
- the LOC135596121 gene encoding probable xyloglucan endotransglucosylase/hydrolase protein 25 → MAMRFLLIASSLLAIAAAGNFDQEFDIIWGDGRAKVLESGQLLTLTLDKASGSGFQSKKEYLFGKIDMQIKLVPGNSAGTVTAYYLSSQGPTHDEIDFEFLGNVSGDPYTLHTNVFAQGKGNREMQFKLWFDPTADFHTYTILWNPSHIIFMVDRIPIRDFKNLESRGVAFPKNQPMRIYSSLWNADDWATRGGLVKTDWSQAPFTASYRSFRADTVPSSSGWWSQELDTTGQEKMNWVQKNYMIYNYCSDLKRFPQGLPTECSFA, encoded by the exons ATGGCGATGCGGTTTCTGCTGATAGCTTCCTCTTTGCTggccatcgccgccgccggcAACTTCGACCAGGAGTTCGACATCATCTGGGGCGACGGCCGCGCCAAGGTCCTCGAGAGCGGCCAGCTCCTCACCCTCACCCTCGACAAGGCCTCGGGCTCGGGATTCCAGTCGAAGAAGGAGTACCTCTTCGGCAAGATCGACATGCAGATCAAGCTCGTTCCGGGGAACTCCGCCGGCACCGTCACTGCCTACTAT TTGTCCTCGCAAGGGCCGACGCATGACGAGATCGACTTCGAGTTCCTCGGAAATGTCAGCGGAGATCCCTACACCCTCCACACCAACGTGTTCGCCCAAGGGAAGGGGAACAGGGAGATGCAGTTCAAGCTCTGGTTTGATCCCACCGCGGACTTCCACACCTACACCATCCTCTGGAACCCTAGCCATATCAT CTTCATGGTTGACCGCATCCCGATCAGAGACTTCAAGAACCTGGAATCGAGGGGCGTCGCGTTCCCCAAGAACCAGCCCATGAGGATCTACTCCAGCCTCTGGAACGCGGATGACTGGGCTACCAGAGGCGGCCTGGTCAAGACCGACTGGTCGCAGGCACCGTTCACGGCCTCATATAGAAGCTTCAGGGCCGACACTGTCCCCAGCAGCAGCGGGTGGTGGAGCCAAGAGCTGGACACCACAGGCCAAGAGAAGATGAATTGGGTGCAGAAGAACTACATGATCTACAACTACTGCAGCGACCTCAAGAGGTTCCCACAGGGCCTGCCTACAGAGTGCTCCTTTGCCTGA
- the LOC135596119 gene encoding uncharacterized protein LOC135596119 isoform X4 has protein sequence MGDAPGEASTSSVIRDGAVSGVLPETAVFAVHYPGYPSSTARAIETLGGLPEIAKVRSSETGNLELRFRPEDPYSHPAFGELRSSTGLLLRLCKPRGGEHASRGGACEGGHSAEPPPAESLSAEVVARVNHAYHFEGMVDYQHVLGVHAAEARRKKRPWAPDEASDPENAGTMDMDGADVMMMVPPLFSLKDRPEKIVLNPPANLFSKNIQRGVMEHKWEINIERCLAIPFDIERIPEKFNWEDHISRDNPEWEWQVAVSKLFDEKPIWPRWSFHERLLDDGQQVSENQLKRLLFRAGYYFSTGPYGRFWVRKGYDPRTDPESRIFQKVDFRVPPQLRNLEDKIAKTELKQTQKELCHFKVWPSKSFICLQLFELDDDFIQQEIRKPTRQTACSHTTGWFSGAILRTLRLHVSIRFLSLYPNDAAKQLTNYTRELFERSKKNGALSRLQKSEKEDQLVNRDTTCSAEVTSIQSNEHGHMDPDRTDNCEIEDEEEEEELDGYESPPACEDGFFPDGGNLGEQISNDYLEELLRGFPFNKESKDRRPDDAAGAGDSDGEYQIFEQDSDDNENFLDDDDGFS, from the exons ATGGGCGACGCCCCGGGGGAAGCTTCCACCTCCTCCGTCATCAGAGACGGAGCCGTCTCCGGTGTGCTTCCGGAGACCGCGGTCTTCGCCGTCCACTACCCCGGCTACCCTTCATCAACCGCTCGCGCCATCGAGACACTTGGCGGCCTCCCCGAGATCGCTAAG GTTAGGAGTTCGGAGACCGGGAATTTGGAGCTTCGTTTCCGCCCCGAGGACCCTTACTCCCACCCCGCCTTCGGTGAACTCCGGTCCTCGACCGGTCTTCTCCTCAGACTCTGCAAACCTAGGGGAGGAGAACATGCATCCCGAGGCGGAGCCTGTGAAGGCGGACACAGCGCGGAGCCTCCGCCAGCAGAGAGCCTGTCAGCGGAGGTCGTTGCACGGGTGAACCATGCATACCATTTTGAAG GAATGGTGGACTACCAGCATGTTCTTGGCGTCCATGCTGCAGAggcgagaagaaagaagagacctTGGGCGCCGGATGAAGCATCAGACCCAG AAAATGCTGGCACTATGGACATGGATGGAGCAGATGTAATGATGATGGTGCCACCACTCTTCTCATTGAAGGATAgaccggagaaaatcgt GCTTAACCCACCAGCAAATTTGTTCTCAAAAAACATTCAAAGAGGAGTCATGGAGCACAAGTGGGAG ATAAACATTGAGCGGTGCCTTGCAATACCTTTCGACATAGAAA GAATTCCTGAAAAGTTCAACTGGGAAGATCACATTTCAAGAGACAATCCTGAATGGGAGTGGCAAGTTGCTGTATCAAAACTTTTTGATGAAAAACCCATATGGCCCAGATGGTCGTTTCATGAGCGCTTGCTGGATGATGGCCAGCAGGTCTCTGAAAACCAGCTGAAAAG GCTTCTTTTTAGAGCTGGATACTACTTTTCTACTGGACCATATGGTCGTTTCTGGGTCAGGAAAGGTTATGATCCTCGCACTGATCCTGAGTCACGCAT ATTCCAAAAGGTTGATTTCCGAGTGCCACCTCAATTAAGAAATCTTGAGGATAAGATTGCAAAGACTGA GTTAAAGCAGACTCAGAAGGAGCTCTGTCACTTTAAAGTATGGCCGTCTAAGAGTTTTATTTGCTTACAACTTTTTGAACTAGATGATGACTTTATTCAGCAAGAAATTAGAAAACCTACGAGGCAGACAGCCTGTTCA CACACAACAGGTTGGTTCTCTGGGGCCATTCTTAGAACCCTGAGATTGCATGTGAGTATTAGGTTTCTGTCGCTATATCCTAATGATGCTGCAAAGCAGCTGACAAATTATACCCGTGAGCTCTTTGAGAGGTCCAAGAAAAATGGAGCCTTAAGCAGACTTCAAAAATCTGAAAAGGAAGATCAACTTGTAAACAGAG ATACTACTTGTTCTGCTGAGGTGACGTCTATTCAATCTAATGAACATGGACATATGGATCCAGACAGGACAGATAACTGTGAGATTgaggatgaagaagaggaagaggaattgGATGGATATGAATCCCCACCT GCATGCGAAGATGGGTTTTTTCCTGATGGTG GTAACCTGGGAGAGCAGATATCGAATGATTACCTGGAGGAGCTCCTACGGGGATTCCcatttaacaaagaatccaagGATCGGCGACCTGATGATGCCGCAGGTGCCGGCGACAGTGATGGTGAATACCAGATCTTCGAACAAGACAGTGATGACAATGAAAATTTCCTCGATGATGATGACGGTTTCTCTTAA
- the LOC135596119 gene encoding uncharacterized protein LOC135596119 isoform X3 yields the protein MGDAPGEASTSSVIRDGAVSGVLPETAVFAVHYPGYPSSTARAIETLGGLPEIAKVRSSETGNLELRFRPEDPYSHPAFGELRSSTGLLLRLCKPRGGEHASRGGACEGGHSAEPPPAESLSAEVVARVNHAYHFEGMVDYQHVLGVHAAEARRKKRPWAPDEASDPENAGTMDMDGADVMMMVPPLFSLKDRPEKIVLNPPANLFSKNIQRGVMEHKWEINIERCLAIPFDIERIPEKFNWEDHISRDNPEWEWQVAVSKLFDEKPIWPRWSFHERLLDDGQQVSENQLKRLLFRAGYYFSTGPYGRFWVRKGYDPRTDPESRIFQKVDFRVPPQLRNLEDKIAKTELKQTQKELCHFKVWPSKSFICLQLFELDDDFIQQEIRKPTRQTACSHTTGWFSGAILRTLRLHVSIRFLSLYPNDAAKQLTNYTRELFERSKKNGALSRLQKSEKEDQLVNRDTTCSAEVTSIQSNEHGHMDPDRTDNCEIEDEEEEEELDGYESPPACEDGFFPDGAGNLGEQISNDYLEELLRGFPFNKESKDRRPDDAAGAGDSDGEYQIFEQDSDDNENFLDDDDGFS from the exons ATGGGCGACGCCCCGGGGGAAGCTTCCACCTCCTCCGTCATCAGAGACGGAGCCGTCTCCGGTGTGCTTCCGGAGACCGCGGTCTTCGCCGTCCACTACCCCGGCTACCCTTCATCAACCGCTCGCGCCATCGAGACACTTGGCGGCCTCCCCGAGATCGCTAAG GTTAGGAGTTCGGAGACCGGGAATTTGGAGCTTCGTTTCCGCCCCGAGGACCCTTACTCCCACCCCGCCTTCGGTGAACTCCGGTCCTCGACCGGTCTTCTCCTCAGACTCTGCAAACCTAGGGGAGGAGAACATGCATCCCGAGGCGGAGCCTGTGAAGGCGGACACAGCGCGGAGCCTCCGCCAGCAGAGAGCCTGTCAGCGGAGGTCGTTGCACGGGTGAACCATGCATACCATTTTGAAG GAATGGTGGACTACCAGCATGTTCTTGGCGTCCATGCTGCAGAggcgagaagaaagaagagacctTGGGCGCCGGATGAAGCATCAGACCCAG AAAATGCTGGCACTATGGACATGGATGGAGCAGATGTAATGATGATGGTGCCACCACTCTTCTCATTGAAGGATAgaccggagaaaatcgt GCTTAACCCACCAGCAAATTTGTTCTCAAAAAACATTCAAAGAGGAGTCATGGAGCACAAGTGGGAG ATAAACATTGAGCGGTGCCTTGCAATACCTTTCGACATAGAAA GAATTCCTGAAAAGTTCAACTGGGAAGATCACATTTCAAGAGACAATCCTGAATGGGAGTGGCAAGTTGCTGTATCAAAACTTTTTGATGAAAAACCCATATGGCCCAGATGGTCGTTTCATGAGCGCTTGCTGGATGATGGCCAGCAGGTCTCTGAAAACCAGCTGAAAAG GCTTCTTTTTAGAGCTGGATACTACTTTTCTACTGGACCATATGGTCGTTTCTGGGTCAGGAAAGGTTATGATCCTCGCACTGATCCTGAGTCACGCAT ATTCCAAAAGGTTGATTTCCGAGTGCCACCTCAATTAAGAAATCTTGAGGATAAGATTGCAAAGACTGA GTTAAAGCAGACTCAGAAGGAGCTCTGTCACTTTAAAGTATGGCCGTCTAAGAGTTTTATTTGCTTACAACTTTTTGAACTAGATGATGACTTTATTCAGCAAGAAATTAGAAAACCTACGAGGCAGACAGCCTGTTCA CACACAACAGGTTGGTTCTCTGGGGCCATTCTTAGAACCCTGAGATTGCATGTGAGTATTAGGTTTCTGTCGCTATATCCTAATGATGCTGCAAAGCAGCTGACAAATTATACCCGTGAGCTCTTTGAGAGGTCCAAGAAAAATGGAGCCTTAAGCAGACTTCAAAAATCTGAAAAGGAAGATCAACTTGTAAACAGAG ATACTACTTGTTCTGCTGAGGTGACGTCTATTCAATCTAATGAACATGGACATATGGATCCAGACAGGACAGATAACTGTGAGATTgaggatgaagaagaggaagaggaattgGATGGATATGAATCCCCACCT GCATGCGAAGATGGGTTTTTTCCTGATGGTG CAGGTAACCTGGGAGAGCAGATATCGAATGATTACCTGGAGGAGCTCCTACGGGGATTCCcatttaacaaagaatccaagGATCGGCGACCTGATGATGCCGCAGGTGCCGGCGACAGTGATGGTGAATACCAGATCTTCGAACAAGACAGTGATGACAATGAAAATTTCCTCGATGATGATGACGGTTTCTCTTAA
- the LOC135596119 gene encoding uncharacterized protein LOC135596119 isoform X5, with product MGDAPGEASTSSVIRDGAVSGVLPETAVFAVHYPGYPSSTARAIETLGGLPEIAKVRSSETGNLELRFRPEDPYSHPAFGELRSSTGLLLRLCKPRGGEHASRGGACEGGHSAEPPPAESLSAEVVARVNHAYHFEGMVDYQHVLGVHAAEARRKKRPWAPDEASDPENAGTMDMDGADVMMMVPPLFSLKDRPEKIVLNPPANLFSKNIQRGVMEHKWEINIERCLAIPFDIERIPEKFNWEDHISRDNPEWEWQVAVSKLFDEKPIWPRWSFHERLLDDGQQVSENQLKRLLFRAGYYFSTGPYGRFWVRKGYDPRTDPESRIFQKVDFRVPPQLRNLEDKIAKTELKQTQKELCHFKVWPSKSFICLQLFELDDDFIQQEIRKPTRQTACSHTTGWFSGAILRTLRLHVSIRFLSLYPNDAAKQLTNYTRELFERSKKNGALSRLQKSEKEDQLVNRDTTCSAEVTSIQSNEHGHMDPDRTDNCEIEDEEEEEELDGYESPPACEDGFFPDGNLGEQISNDYLEELLRGFPFNKESKDRRPDDAAGAGDSDGEYQIFEQDSDDNENFLDDDDGFS from the exons ATGGGCGACGCCCCGGGGGAAGCTTCCACCTCCTCCGTCATCAGAGACGGAGCCGTCTCCGGTGTGCTTCCGGAGACCGCGGTCTTCGCCGTCCACTACCCCGGCTACCCTTCATCAACCGCTCGCGCCATCGAGACACTTGGCGGCCTCCCCGAGATCGCTAAG GTTAGGAGTTCGGAGACCGGGAATTTGGAGCTTCGTTTCCGCCCCGAGGACCCTTACTCCCACCCCGCCTTCGGTGAACTCCGGTCCTCGACCGGTCTTCTCCTCAGACTCTGCAAACCTAGGGGAGGAGAACATGCATCCCGAGGCGGAGCCTGTGAAGGCGGACACAGCGCGGAGCCTCCGCCAGCAGAGAGCCTGTCAGCGGAGGTCGTTGCACGGGTGAACCATGCATACCATTTTGAAG GAATGGTGGACTACCAGCATGTTCTTGGCGTCCATGCTGCAGAggcgagaagaaagaagagacctTGGGCGCCGGATGAAGCATCAGACCCAG AAAATGCTGGCACTATGGACATGGATGGAGCAGATGTAATGATGATGGTGCCACCACTCTTCTCATTGAAGGATAgaccggagaaaatcgt GCTTAACCCACCAGCAAATTTGTTCTCAAAAAACATTCAAAGAGGAGTCATGGAGCACAAGTGGGAG ATAAACATTGAGCGGTGCCTTGCAATACCTTTCGACATAGAAA GAATTCCTGAAAAGTTCAACTGGGAAGATCACATTTCAAGAGACAATCCTGAATGGGAGTGGCAAGTTGCTGTATCAAAACTTTTTGATGAAAAACCCATATGGCCCAGATGGTCGTTTCATGAGCGCTTGCTGGATGATGGCCAGCAGGTCTCTGAAAACCAGCTGAAAAG GCTTCTTTTTAGAGCTGGATACTACTTTTCTACTGGACCATATGGTCGTTTCTGGGTCAGGAAAGGTTATGATCCTCGCACTGATCCTGAGTCACGCAT ATTCCAAAAGGTTGATTTCCGAGTGCCACCTCAATTAAGAAATCTTGAGGATAAGATTGCAAAGACTGA GTTAAAGCAGACTCAGAAGGAGCTCTGTCACTTTAAAGTATGGCCGTCTAAGAGTTTTATTTGCTTACAACTTTTTGAACTAGATGATGACTTTATTCAGCAAGAAATTAGAAAACCTACGAGGCAGACAGCCTGTTCA CACACAACAGGTTGGTTCTCTGGGGCCATTCTTAGAACCCTGAGATTGCATGTGAGTATTAGGTTTCTGTCGCTATATCCTAATGATGCTGCAAAGCAGCTGACAAATTATACCCGTGAGCTCTTTGAGAGGTCCAAGAAAAATGGAGCCTTAAGCAGACTTCAAAAATCTGAAAAGGAAGATCAACTTGTAAACAGAG ATACTACTTGTTCTGCTGAGGTGACGTCTATTCAATCTAATGAACATGGACATATGGATCCAGACAGGACAGATAACTGTGAGATTgaggatgaagaagaggaagaggaattgGATGGATATGAATCCCCACCT GCATGCGAAGATGGGTTTTTTCCTGATG GTAACCTGGGAGAGCAGATATCGAATGATTACCTGGAGGAGCTCCTACGGGGATTCCcatttaacaaagaatccaagGATCGGCGACCTGATGATGCCGCAGGTGCCGGCGACAGTGATGGTGAATACCAGATCTTCGAACAAGACAGTGATGACAATGAAAATTTCCTCGATGATGATGACGGTTTCTCTTAA
- the LOC135596119 gene encoding uncharacterized protein LOC135596119 isoform X1, with protein sequence MGDAPGEASTSSVIRDGAVSGVLPETAVFAVHYPGYPSSTARAIETLGGLPEIAKVRSSETGNLELRFRPEDPYSHPAFGELRSSTGLLLRLCKPRGGEHASRGGACEGGHSAEPPPAESLSAEVVARVNHAYHFEGMVDYQHVLGVHAAEARRKKRPWAPDEASDPENAGTMDMDGADVMMMVPPLFSLKDRPEKIVLNPPANLFSKNIQRGVMEHKWEINIERCLAIPFDIERIPEKFNWEDHISRDNPEWEWQVAVSKLFDEKPIWPRWSFHERLLDDGQQVSENQLKRLLFRAGYYFSTGPYGRFWVRKGYDPRTDPESRIFQKVDFRVPPQLRNLEDKIAKTELKQTQKELCHFKVWPSKSFICLQLFELDDDFIQQEIRKPTRQTACSHTTGWFSGAILRTLRLHVSIRFLSLYPNDAAKQLTNYTRELFERSKKNGALSRLQKSEKEDQLVNRDTTCSAEVTSIQSNEHGHMDPDRTDNCEIEDEEEEEELDGYESPPACEDGFFPDGGTSSGNLGEQISNDYLEELLRGFPFNKESKDRRPDDAAGAGDSDGEYQIFEQDSDDNENFLDDDDGFS encoded by the exons ATGGGCGACGCCCCGGGGGAAGCTTCCACCTCCTCCGTCATCAGAGACGGAGCCGTCTCCGGTGTGCTTCCGGAGACCGCGGTCTTCGCCGTCCACTACCCCGGCTACCCTTCATCAACCGCTCGCGCCATCGAGACACTTGGCGGCCTCCCCGAGATCGCTAAG GTTAGGAGTTCGGAGACCGGGAATTTGGAGCTTCGTTTCCGCCCCGAGGACCCTTACTCCCACCCCGCCTTCGGTGAACTCCGGTCCTCGACCGGTCTTCTCCTCAGACTCTGCAAACCTAGGGGAGGAGAACATGCATCCCGAGGCGGAGCCTGTGAAGGCGGACACAGCGCGGAGCCTCCGCCAGCAGAGAGCCTGTCAGCGGAGGTCGTTGCACGGGTGAACCATGCATACCATTTTGAAG GAATGGTGGACTACCAGCATGTTCTTGGCGTCCATGCTGCAGAggcgagaagaaagaagagacctTGGGCGCCGGATGAAGCATCAGACCCAG AAAATGCTGGCACTATGGACATGGATGGAGCAGATGTAATGATGATGGTGCCACCACTCTTCTCATTGAAGGATAgaccggagaaaatcgt GCTTAACCCACCAGCAAATTTGTTCTCAAAAAACATTCAAAGAGGAGTCATGGAGCACAAGTGGGAG ATAAACATTGAGCGGTGCCTTGCAATACCTTTCGACATAGAAA GAATTCCTGAAAAGTTCAACTGGGAAGATCACATTTCAAGAGACAATCCTGAATGGGAGTGGCAAGTTGCTGTATCAAAACTTTTTGATGAAAAACCCATATGGCCCAGATGGTCGTTTCATGAGCGCTTGCTGGATGATGGCCAGCAGGTCTCTGAAAACCAGCTGAAAAG GCTTCTTTTTAGAGCTGGATACTACTTTTCTACTGGACCATATGGTCGTTTCTGGGTCAGGAAAGGTTATGATCCTCGCACTGATCCTGAGTCACGCAT ATTCCAAAAGGTTGATTTCCGAGTGCCACCTCAATTAAGAAATCTTGAGGATAAGATTGCAAAGACTGA GTTAAAGCAGACTCAGAAGGAGCTCTGTCACTTTAAAGTATGGCCGTCTAAGAGTTTTATTTGCTTACAACTTTTTGAACTAGATGATGACTTTATTCAGCAAGAAATTAGAAAACCTACGAGGCAGACAGCCTGTTCA CACACAACAGGTTGGTTCTCTGGGGCCATTCTTAGAACCCTGAGATTGCATGTGAGTATTAGGTTTCTGTCGCTATATCCTAATGATGCTGCAAAGCAGCTGACAAATTATACCCGTGAGCTCTTTGAGAGGTCCAAGAAAAATGGAGCCTTAAGCAGACTTCAAAAATCTGAAAAGGAAGATCAACTTGTAAACAGAG ATACTACTTGTTCTGCTGAGGTGACGTCTATTCAATCTAATGAACATGGACATATGGATCCAGACAGGACAGATAACTGTGAGATTgaggatgaagaagaggaagaggaattgGATGGATATGAATCCCCACCT GCATGCGAAGATGGGTTTTTTCCTGATGGTGGTACCTCCT CAGGTAACCTGGGAGAGCAGATATCGAATGATTACCTGGAGGAGCTCCTACGGGGATTCCcatttaacaaagaatccaagGATCGGCGACCTGATGATGCCGCAGGTGCCGGCGACAGTGATGGTGAATACCAGATCTTCGAACAAGACAGTGATGACAATGAAAATTTCCTCGATGATGATGACGGTTTCTCTTAA
- the LOC135596119 gene encoding uncharacterized protein LOC135596119 isoform X2, translating into MGDAPGEASTSSVIRDGAVSGVLPETAVFAVHYPGYPSSTARAIETLGGLPEIAKVRSSETGNLELRFRPEDPYSHPAFGELRSSTGLLLRLCKPRGGEHASRGGACEGGHSAEPPPAESLSAEVVARVNHAYHFEGMVDYQHVLGVHAAEARRKKRPWAPDEASDPENAGTMDMDGADVMMMVPPLFSLKDRPEKIVLNPPANLFSKNIQRGVMEHKWEINIERCLAIPFDIERIPEKFNWEDHISRDNPEWEWQVAVSKLFDEKPIWPRWSFHERLLDDGQQVSENQLKRLLFRAGYYFSTGPYGRFWVRKGYDPRTDPESRIFQKVDFRVPPQLRNLEDKIAKTELKQTQKELCHFKVWPSKSFICLQLFELDDDFIQQEIRKPTRQTACSHTTGWFSGAILRTLRLHVSIRFLSLYPNDAAKQLTNYTRELFERSKKNGALSRLQKSEKEDQLVNRDTTCSAEVTSIQSNEHGHMDPDRTDNCEIEDEEEEEELDGYESPPACEDGFFPDGGTSCNLGEQISNDYLEELLRGFPFNKESKDRRPDDAAGAGDSDGEYQIFEQDSDDNENFLDDDDGFS; encoded by the exons ATGGGCGACGCCCCGGGGGAAGCTTCCACCTCCTCCGTCATCAGAGACGGAGCCGTCTCCGGTGTGCTTCCGGAGACCGCGGTCTTCGCCGTCCACTACCCCGGCTACCCTTCATCAACCGCTCGCGCCATCGAGACACTTGGCGGCCTCCCCGAGATCGCTAAG GTTAGGAGTTCGGAGACCGGGAATTTGGAGCTTCGTTTCCGCCCCGAGGACCCTTACTCCCACCCCGCCTTCGGTGAACTCCGGTCCTCGACCGGTCTTCTCCTCAGACTCTGCAAACCTAGGGGAGGAGAACATGCATCCCGAGGCGGAGCCTGTGAAGGCGGACACAGCGCGGAGCCTCCGCCAGCAGAGAGCCTGTCAGCGGAGGTCGTTGCACGGGTGAACCATGCATACCATTTTGAAG GAATGGTGGACTACCAGCATGTTCTTGGCGTCCATGCTGCAGAggcgagaagaaagaagagacctTGGGCGCCGGATGAAGCATCAGACCCAG AAAATGCTGGCACTATGGACATGGATGGAGCAGATGTAATGATGATGGTGCCACCACTCTTCTCATTGAAGGATAgaccggagaaaatcgt GCTTAACCCACCAGCAAATTTGTTCTCAAAAAACATTCAAAGAGGAGTCATGGAGCACAAGTGGGAG ATAAACATTGAGCGGTGCCTTGCAATACCTTTCGACATAGAAA GAATTCCTGAAAAGTTCAACTGGGAAGATCACATTTCAAGAGACAATCCTGAATGGGAGTGGCAAGTTGCTGTATCAAAACTTTTTGATGAAAAACCCATATGGCCCAGATGGTCGTTTCATGAGCGCTTGCTGGATGATGGCCAGCAGGTCTCTGAAAACCAGCTGAAAAG GCTTCTTTTTAGAGCTGGATACTACTTTTCTACTGGACCATATGGTCGTTTCTGGGTCAGGAAAGGTTATGATCCTCGCACTGATCCTGAGTCACGCAT ATTCCAAAAGGTTGATTTCCGAGTGCCACCTCAATTAAGAAATCTTGAGGATAAGATTGCAAAGACTGA GTTAAAGCAGACTCAGAAGGAGCTCTGTCACTTTAAAGTATGGCCGTCTAAGAGTTTTATTTGCTTACAACTTTTTGAACTAGATGATGACTTTATTCAGCAAGAAATTAGAAAACCTACGAGGCAGACAGCCTGTTCA CACACAACAGGTTGGTTCTCTGGGGCCATTCTTAGAACCCTGAGATTGCATGTGAGTATTAGGTTTCTGTCGCTATATCCTAATGATGCTGCAAAGCAGCTGACAAATTATACCCGTGAGCTCTTTGAGAGGTCCAAGAAAAATGGAGCCTTAAGCAGACTTCAAAAATCTGAAAAGGAAGATCAACTTGTAAACAGAG ATACTACTTGTTCTGCTGAGGTGACGTCTATTCAATCTAATGAACATGGACATATGGATCCAGACAGGACAGATAACTGTGAGATTgaggatgaagaagaggaagaggaattgGATGGATATGAATCCCCACCT GCATGCGAAGATGGGTTTTTTCCTGATGGTGGTACCTCCT GTAACCTGGGAGAGCAGATATCGAATGATTACCTGGAGGAGCTCCTACGGGGATTCCcatttaacaaagaatccaagGATCGGCGACCTGATGATGCCGCAGGTGCCGGCGACAGTGATGGTGAATACCAGATCTTCGAACAAGACAGTGATGACAATGAAAATTTCCTCGATGATGATGACGGTTTCTCTTAA